The following proteins come from a genomic window of Chaetodon auriga isolate fChaAug3 chromosome 16, fChaAug3.hap1, whole genome shotgun sequence:
- the copz2 gene encoding coatomer subunit zeta-2 isoform X3, producing the protein MDSTSPEPSLYTVKAVFILDNDGNRLLSKYYDRELYPSMKEQKNFEKNVFNKTHKADNEIAFLEGMTIVYKSSIDLFFYVVGSAQENELMLLSVLNCLFESLNQILRKNVERRCLLDNMEGVFLVVDEIIDGGVILESDPQQVLQKVNYRADENPLSEQSVAQVLQSAKEQIKWSILK; encoded by the exons ATGGACTCCACGTCTCCG GAACCTTCCCTGTACACAGTGAAAGCTGTTTTCATACTTGACAATGATGGCAACAGACTTCTGTCCAAG TACTATGACCGTGAGCTGTACCCCTCCATGAAGGAGCAGAAGAACTTTGAGAAGAATGTCTTCAACAAGACCCACAAAGCCGACA atGAGATAGCTTTCCTGGAGGGGATGACCATTGTCTATAAGAGCAGTATTGATCTCTTCTTCTATGTGGTGGGAAGCGCTCAGGAGAACGAG CTGATGCTGTTGTCCGTACTGAACTGCCTGTTTGAGTCCCTCAATCAGATCCTCAG gaaaaatgTAGAGCGTAGGTGTTTACTGGACAACATGGAGGGAGTGTTCCTGGTTGTGGATGAAATCATTGATGGAGG GGTTATTCTGGAGAGTGACCCCCAGCAGGTCCTACAGAAGGTCAACTACAGG gCGGATGAAAACCCATTATCAGAACAAAGCGTGGCCCag
- the copz2 gene encoding coatomer subunit zeta-2 isoform X2: protein MDSTSPEPSLYTVKAVFILDNDGNRLLSKYYDRELYPSMKEQKNFEKNVFNKTHKADNEIAFLEGMTIVYKSSIDLFFYVVGSAQENELMLLSVLNCLFESLNQILRKNVERRCLLDNMEGVFLVVDEIIDGGVILESDPQQVLQKVNYRADENPLSEQSVAQHITEKLALTTNVLQSAKEQIKWSILK, encoded by the exons ATGGACTCCACGTCTCCG GAACCTTCCCTGTACACAGTGAAAGCTGTTTTCATACTTGACAATGATGGCAACAGACTTCTGTCCAAG TACTATGACCGTGAGCTGTACCCCTCCATGAAGGAGCAGAAGAACTTTGAGAAGAATGTCTTCAACAAGACCCACAAAGCCGACA atGAGATAGCTTTCCTGGAGGGGATGACCATTGTCTATAAGAGCAGTATTGATCTCTTCTTCTATGTGGTGGGAAGCGCTCAGGAGAACGAG CTGATGCTGTTGTCCGTACTGAACTGCCTGTTTGAGTCCCTCAATCAGATCCTCAG gaaaaatgTAGAGCGTAGGTGTTTACTGGACAACATGGAGGGAGTGTTCCTGGTTGTGGATGAAATCATTGATGGAGG GGTTATTCTGGAGAGTGACCCCCAGCAGGTCCTACAGAAGGTCAACTACAGG gCGGATGAAAACCCATTATCAGAACAAAGCGTGGCCCag CACATAACAGAGAAACTGGCTCTCACCACTAAC
- the nfe2l1a gene encoding endoplasmic reticulum membrane sensor NFE2L1a isoform X2: MLYLKKYFTEGLIQMAILLSLCGVRVDVGLEPYLPPSWHEMILGPTSALTQTQFHNLRNRLEDGHGLHPKSVDLDGFFTARRLLGWVHSLDRLQVPHPELETWLVQREPDSLPVGFPDQTSPLVRAPTGEERDQIDQPVESRAALGPLQEEEEEEEDEEEGMHNVFHHSGALDEGGEEEEEEDLARMHRHYRRSEAGGRPGGSYGCANRELTQNEVDQTSISLQECLRLLEETFPFPEEQQLHDVGGRGGDLEHQCPDREPMLPPIIPTRNPSMDLELHWQDLLAIMEPENTDGDMITSLDHTRNSREMRTLQGLRSEALQQNCSNHGNDVTEADQEVLLMGNPLQHGLLGAQSEFEPALFPLTPSAELDDHSSVLNTRDTLKNSNVNSLQSPPDHTDLLTEDPSEDFCLGLNAEDNLSTFNINPLTQDLVDTIEDGNGMTQDLLTSPSSVFLVDEDAVEDQDGLPSPLNDLLEDATILDEIRLLDLDLEEGFSPEMAARLEEEGYLDREIAQQQTGIDNDHSDPSIVVTEDQGEPRTHQQDGENEADSDSGLSLDFSHSPASPGFSEASSYSSSSSSSSCVSAEGSLFSEEEVEEDLVGSDMDVEMTIKQEELEEEEMGAVGGGGYPEDVQKPYPPNYGNDKLFNGFPWLENIGHDHTYNQPWSSASSPSLGKMPTRQTKSSLRHDSGKPYHRSSSRHISETKMWSRDELRARTLKVPFSNELIVNLPVEEFNDLLDNFQLSEDQLSLIRDIRRRGKNKIAAQNCRKRKMDVLLELNDGVSGLRLYRSRLLREKQEALRKLEEMKHQLGMLYQEVFSRLRDEEGRPLDAMEYLLNFEPDGSVTLASRHQVAALPPTKTSKKQRDKKK, from the exons ATGCTGTACCTAAAGAAATACTTCACGGAGGGCCTGATCCAGATGGCCATCCTGCTCAGCCTGTGTGGAGTGAGGGTTGACGTGGGACTGGAGCCctatctccctccctcctggcATGAGATGATCCTGGGTCCGACCTCAGCGCTGACCCAGACGCAGTTCCACAACCTCCGCAACCGCCTGGAGGACGGCCATGGCCTGCATCCCAAGAGCGTGGACCTGGACGGGTTCTTCACAGCTCGAAGGCTGCTGGGCTGGGTCCACTCTCTGGACAGGCTACAA GTTCCTCATCCAGAGCTGGAGACATGGCTGGTCCAGCGGGAGCCAGATTCTCTCCCCGTGGGATTTCCAGACCAGACATCCCCATTGGTGAGAGCACCGacaggggaagagagagacCAGATTGATCAGCCTGTGGAATCCAGAGCTGCACTTGGTCCCctgcaggaagaagaggaggaggaggaggatgaagag GAAGGAATGCATAATGTATTTCATCACAGTGGTGCTCtggatgaaggaggagaggaagaggaggaggaagacctgGCCAGGATGCATAGGCATTACAGGAGGTCAGAGGCAGGAGGAAGACCAGGAGGTTCCTATGGCTGCGCTAACAGAGAGCTAACTCAGAATGAAGTAGATCAG ACTTCTATCTCCCTCCAGGAGTGCCTAAGGTTGTTGGAGGAAACCTTTCCTTTCCCAGAAGAACAACAG TTACATGATGTTGGTGGTAGAGGGGGAGATTTGGAGCATCAGTGTCCAGACAGAGAGCCCATGCTGCCCCCCATCATTCCCACCAGAAACCCATCCATGGACCTGGAGCTCCACTGGCAGGACCTGTTGGCTATCATGGAGCCTGAG AACACAGATGGTGACATGATAACTTCACTTGACCACACACGCAATTCAAGAGAAATGAGGACCCTTCAGGGACTCAGGTCCGAAGCTCTACAGCAAAACTGTAGCAACCATGGCAACGATGTAACAGAAGCTGATCAGGAGGTCCTTCTGATGGGAAATCCCTTGCAGCACG GTTTGCTGGGGGCTCAGTCAGAATTTGAGCCAGCCCTGTTTCCTCTGACCCCCAGTGCAGAATTGGATGACCACAGTTCAGTCTTGAACACAAGGGACACTTTGAAAAACTCCAATGTGAATTCCTTGCAGAGTCCTCCAGATCACACAGATCTGCTTACAGAAGATCCTTCAGAAGACTTCTGCCTGGGATTGAATGCAGAAGATAACTTGAGTACCTTCAATATAAATCCACTCACACAAGATCTTGTGGATACCATTGAAG ATGGGAATGGTATGACCCAAGACCTTCTGACATCTCCTTCCAGTGTCTTTCTGGTTGACGAGGATGCTGTTGAGGATCAAGATGGTCTCCCTAGCCCACTTAATGACCTTTTAGAGGATGCTACTATTTTGGATGAGATTAGATTGTTGGACCTCGATCTGGAAGAAGGATTCAGTCCTGAGATGGCAGCCAGGCTGGAAGAAGAAGGCTACCTTGACCGTGAAATAGCCCAACAGCAAACTGGCATAGATAATGACCACTCAGACCCTAGCATAGTGGTCACAGAGGATCAGGGTGAACCAAGAACACATCAGCAAG ACGGGGAGAATGAGGCAGACTCAGACTCTGGTCTGTCTCTGGACTTCAGTCACAGCCCTGCTTCTCCAGGCTTCTCCGAGGCCTCCTCctattcctcttcctcttcctcttcatcgtgTGTGTCGGCTGAAGGAAGTCTGTTCTCTGAAGAAGAGGTTGAAGAAGATTTAGTTGGTTCAGATATGGACGTGGAGATGACCATaaagcaggaggagctggaagaggaggagatgggggcagtaggaggaggagggtacCCAGAAGATGTTCAGAAACCCTACCCTCCCAACTATGGGAATGACAAGCTGTTTAATGGCTTTCCTTGGCTGGAAAATATCGGCCATGATCACACGTACAACCAGCCCTGGTCAtctgcctcctctccatcactaGGCAAGATGCCAACAAGACAAACCAAATCCTCTCTGCGACATGACAGTGGGAAGCCTTACCACCGATCCTCTTCCAGACACATCTCCGAAACCAAAATGTGGAGCCGGGATGAACTGCGTGCACGAACCCTGAAAGTCCCATTCTCCAATGAGCTGATTGTTAATCTGCCGGTGGAGGAGTTTAATGACCTACTGGACAATTTCCAACTCAGTGAGGATCAGCTTAGCCTCATTAGAGACATACGGCGCCGCGGTAAGAACAAGATAGCTGCCCAGAactgcaggaagaggaaaatggaTGTGCTGCTCGAACTGAATGACGGTGTGTCAGGTTTGAGGCTCTACCGTTCACGGCTgctcagagagaaacaggaagccctgaggaagctggaggaaaTGAAGCACCAACTGGGCATGTTGTACCAAGAAGTTTTTTCCAGGCTgagggatgaggagggaagACCACTGGATGCTATGGAGTACCTGCTTAATTTTGAACCTGATGGTAGTGTCACATTGGCCTCACGCCATCAAGTGGCGGCATTGCCACCAACAAAAACCAGCAAGAAACAGAGGGACAAGAAGAAGTGA
- the nfe2l1a gene encoding endoplasmic reticulum membrane sensor NFE2L1a isoform X1, which translates to MLYLKKYFTEGLIQMAILLSLCGVRVDVGLEPYLPPSWHEMILGPTSALTQTQFHNLRNRLEDGHGLHPKSVDLDGFFTARRLLGWVHSLDRLQVPHPELETWLVQREPDSLPVGFPDQTSPLVRAPTGEERDQIDQPVESRAALGPLQEEEEEEEDEEEGMHNVFHHSGALDEGGEEEEEEDLARMHRHYRRSEAGGRPGGSYGCANRELTQNEVDQTSISLQECLRLLEETFPFPEEQQLHDVGGRGGDLEHQCPDREPMLPPIIPTRNPSMDLELHWQDLLAIMEPENTDGDMITSLDHTRNSREMRTLQGLRSEALQQNCSNHGNDVTEADQEVLLMGNPLQHGLLGAQSEFEPALFPLTPSAELDDHSSVLNTRDTLKNSNVNSLQSPPDHTDLLTEDPSEDFCLGLNAEDNLSTFNINPLTQDLVDTIEGSLSSEYGPYPESLPSLNVSFHSHDLTPRNFTLSLDGNGMTQDLLTSPSSVFLVDEDAVEDQDGLPSPLNDLLEDATILDEIRLLDLDLEEGFSPEMAARLEEEGYLDREIAQQQTGIDNDHSDPSIVVTEDQGEPRTHQQDGENEADSDSGLSLDFSHSPASPGFSEASSYSSSSSSSSCVSAEGSLFSEEEVEEDLVGSDMDVEMTIKQEELEEEEMGAVGGGGYPEDVQKPYPPNYGNDKLFNGFPWLENIGHDHTYNQPWSSASSPSLGKMPTRQTKSSLRHDSGKPYHRSSSRHISETKMWSRDELRARTLKVPFSNELIVNLPVEEFNDLLDNFQLSEDQLSLIRDIRRRGKNKIAAQNCRKRKMDVLLELNDGVSGLRLYRSRLLREKQEALRKLEEMKHQLGMLYQEVFSRLRDEEGRPLDAMEYLLNFEPDGSVTLASRHQVAALPPTKTSKKQRDKKK; encoded by the exons ATGCTGTACCTAAAGAAATACTTCACGGAGGGCCTGATCCAGATGGCCATCCTGCTCAGCCTGTGTGGAGTGAGGGTTGACGTGGGACTGGAGCCctatctccctccctcctggcATGAGATGATCCTGGGTCCGACCTCAGCGCTGACCCAGACGCAGTTCCACAACCTCCGCAACCGCCTGGAGGACGGCCATGGCCTGCATCCCAAGAGCGTGGACCTGGACGGGTTCTTCACAGCTCGAAGGCTGCTGGGCTGGGTCCACTCTCTGGACAGGCTACAA GTTCCTCATCCAGAGCTGGAGACATGGCTGGTCCAGCGGGAGCCAGATTCTCTCCCCGTGGGATTTCCAGACCAGACATCCCCATTGGTGAGAGCACCGacaggggaagagagagacCAGATTGATCAGCCTGTGGAATCCAGAGCTGCACTTGGTCCCctgcaggaagaagaggaggaggaggaggatgaagag GAAGGAATGCATAATGTATTTCATCACAGTGGTGCTCtggatgaaggaggagaggaagaggaggaggaagacctgGCCAGGATGCATAGGCATTACAGGAGGTCAGAGGCAGGAGGAAGACCAGGAGGTTCCTATGGCTGCGCTAACAGAGAGCTAACTCAGAATGAAGTAGATCAG ACTTCTATCTCCCTCCAGGAGTGCCTAAGGTTGTTGGAGGAAACCTTTCCTTTCCCAGAAGAACAACAG TTACATGATGTTGGTGGTAGAGGGGGAGATTTGGAGCATCAGTGTCCAGACAGAGAGCCCATGCTGCCCCCCATCATTCCCACCAGAAACCCATCCATGGACCTGGAGCTCCACTGGCAGGACCTGTTGGCTATCATGGAGCCTGAG AACACAGATGGTGACATGATAACTTCACTTGACCACACACGCAATTCAAGAGAAATGAGGACCCTTCAGGGACTCAGGTCCGAAGCTCTACAGCAAAACTGTAGCAACCATGGCAACGATGTAACAGAAGCTGATCAGGAGGTCCTTCTGATGGGAAATCCCTTGCAGCACG GTTTGCTGGGGGCTCAGTCAGAATTTGAGCCAGCCCTGTTTCCTCTGACCCCCAGTGCAGAATTGGATGACCACAGTTCAGTCTTGAACACAAGGGACACTTTGAAAAACTCCAATGTGAATTCCTTGCAGAGTCCTCCAGATCACACAGATCTGCTTACAGAAGATCCTTCAGAAGACTTCTGCCTGGGATTGAATGCAGAAGATAACTTGAGTACCTTCAATATAAATCCACTCACACAAGATCTTGTGGATACCATTGAAGGTAGTCTGTCTTCAGAGTATGGCCCCTATCCTGAAAGCCTTCCTAGCCTCAATGTTAGCTTTCATTCACATGACTTGACACCCCGCAATTTCACCCTGTCTCTAGATGGGAATGGTATGACCCAAGACCTTCTGACATCTCCTTCCAGTGTCTTTCTGGTTGACGAGGATGCTGTTGAGGATCAAGATGGTCTCCCTAGCCCACTTAATGACCTTTTAGAGGATGCTACTATTTTGGATGAGATTAGATTGTTGGACCTCGATCTGGAAGAAGGATTCAGTCCTGAGATGGCAGCCAGGCTGGAAGAAGAAGGCTACCTTGACCGTGAAATAGCCCAACAGCAAACTGGCATAGATAATGACCACTCAGACCCTAGCATAGTGGTCACAGAGGATCAGGGTGAACCAAGAACACATCAGCAAG ACGGGGAGAATGAGGCAGACTCAGACTCTGGTCTGTCTCTGGACTTCAGTCACAGCCCTGCTTCTCCAGGCTTCTCCGAGGCCTCCTCctattcctcttcctcttcctcttcatcgtgTGTGTCGGCTGAAGGAAGTCTGTTCTCTGAAGAAGAGGTTGAAGAAGATTTAGTTGGTTCAGATATGGACGTGGAGATGACCATaaagcaggaggagctggaagaggaggagatgggggcagtaggaggaggagggtacCCAGAAGATGTTCAGAAACCCTACCCTCCCAACTATGGGAATGACAAGCTGTTTAATGGCTTTCCTTGGCTGGAAAATATCGGCCATGATCACACGTACAACCAGCCCTGGTCAtctgcctcctctccatcactaGGCAAGATGCCAACAAGACAAACCAAATCCTCTCTGCGACATGACAGTGGGAAGCCTTACCACCGATCCTCTTCCAGACACATCTCCGAAACCAAAATGTGGAGCCGGGATGAACTGCGTGCACGAACCCTGAAAGTCCCATTCTCCAATGAGCTGATTGTTAATCTGCCGGTGGAGGAGTTTAATGACCTACTGGACAATTTCCAACTCAGTGAGGATCAGCTTAGCCTCATTAGAGACATACGGCGCCGCGGTAAGAACAAGATAGCTGCCCAGAactgcaggaagaggaaaatggaTGTGCTGCTCGAACTGAATGACGGTGTGTCAGGTTTGAGGCTCTACCGTTCACGGCTgctcagagagaaacaggaagccctgaggaagctggaggaaaTGAAGCACCAACTGGGCATGTTGTACCAAGAAGTTTTTTCCAGGCTgagggatgaggagggaagACCACTGGATGCTATGGAGTACCTGCTTAATTTTGAACCTGATGGTAGTGTCACATTGGCCTCACGCCATCAAGTGGCGGCATTGCCACCAACAAAAACCAGCAAGAAACAGAGGGACAAGAAGAAGTGA
- the copz2 gene encoding coatomer subunit zeta-2 isoform X1, translated as MCTFFRSIPEDEYQANKTEPSLYTVKAVFILDNDGNRLLSKYYDRELYPSMKEQKNFEKNVFNKTHKADNEIAFLEGMTIVYKSSIDLFFYVVGSAQENELMLLSVLNCLFESLNQILRKNVERRCLLDNMEGVFLVVDEIIDGGVILESDPQQVLQKVNYRADENPLSEQSVAQHITEKLALTTNVLQSAKEQIKWSILK; from the exons ATGTGCACTTTTTTCAGATCCATCCCAGAGGACGAATAtcaagcaaataaaaca GAACCTTCCCTGTACACAGTGAAAGCTGTTTTCATACTTGACAATGATGGCAACAGACTTCTGTCCAAG TACTATGACCGTGAGCTGTACCCCTCCATGAAGGAGCAGAAGAACTTTGAGAAGAATGTCTTCAACAAGACCCACAAAGCCGACA atGAGATAGCTTTCCTGGAGGGGATGACCATTGTCTATAAGAGCAGTATTGATCTCTTCTTCTATGTGGTGGGAAGCGCTCAGGAGAACGAG CTGATGCTGTTGTCCGTACTGAACTGCCTGTTTGAGTCCCTCAATCAGATCCTCAG gaaaaatgTAGAGCGTAGGTGTTTACTGGACAACATGGAGGGAGTGTTCCTGGTTGTGGATGAAATCATTGATGGAGG GGTTATTCTGGAGAGTGACCCCCAGCAGGTCCTACAGAAGGTCAACTACAGG gCGGATGAAAACCCATTATCAGAACAAAGCGTGGCCCag CACATAACAGAGAAACTGGCTCTCACCACTAAC
- the praf2 gene encoding PRA1 family protein 2 — MLGNQVPNRSGKMVDVQPPPLRSLDDFLLSSARFAVPDVRDLDRWNNRIINNLLYYQSNYLVSALGFLLLVGYFQPFQLCVGAIVVTLLFLGFVWAAENQAPIRRFRRNHPSVAVLAILLVSYLFMTVLGGVAVFLFGIAFPILMVLVHASVRLRSLKNKLENKLESIGLKRTPMGLLLEALGQEQEAGS, encoded by the exons atgctgggaaatcaAGTTCCTAATCGTTCAGGAAAGATGGTAGACGTGCAGCCGCCACCCCTCCGGAGCCTGGATGATTTCCTGCTGAGCTCGGCCCGGTTCGCTGTACCCGATGTGCGCGACCTGGACCGCTGGAACAACCGCATCATCAACAACTTACTGTACTACCAGAGCAATTACCTTGTGTCTGCACTGGGCTTCCTGCTCCTAGTGGG gtATTTCCAGCCCTTCCAGTTGTGTGTCGGGGCGATAGTGGTCACCTTGTTGTTCCTGGGCTTTGTCTGGGCTGCCGAGAACCAGGCTCCCATTCGCCGTTTCCGCAGAAACCACCCATCAGTTGCTGTGCTGGCCATTCTTTTGGTCAGTTACCTCTTCATGACGGTGCTGGGAGGTGTGGCAGTGTTCCTGTTCGGGATAGCCTTCCCTATActga TGGTTCTGGTCCATGCGTCGGTGAGGCTGCGTAGCCTGAAGAACAAGCTGGAGAACAAACTAGAGAGCATCGGTCTGAAAAGGACACCCATGGGACTCCTGCTAGAGGCTCTGGGACAAGAACAGGAGGCTGGATCctag